The following coding sequences are from one Lipingzhangella halophila window:
- a CDS encoding S9 family peptidase, translating to MTSTQQRPRRFEAEELFADPDFSRPIISPDGTRIAYLAPAHGRRNIWVRGIDEEHEDARCVTHDARRGISTYFFSDDPRWLLYLQDTDGNEDWHLFRVDLDAPDSPATDLTPMAPGSRVFAAEPLGSRPGTVIATMNRRPASLDSFLIDVASGGITLHHEQPGPGVNLLLDRDGEPAFLSRVTEDGDTEFSAIDPVTGEQRMLTRLAGPDHPMGVEVQQATPDGTGLVLGSYLEGDDLQLVRVDRESGKVSVLAAVEGRSLDIMGTVAPSVLPPTLFTHGQTGSILAARFNGPRPHIEVVDPRFAEVHAALSVLSDGVLGSLSSDAAGQRWIATFVHDRAPDAWFYDHATGNSRRLFRPSPHLDPADLAPMEPVELAARDGLPLHGFLTLPVGLPPRDLPLVLVVHGGPWVHDTWGYSPQAQFLANRGYAVLQVNYRGSSGYGRCHTVKGLGEFAGAMHDDLIDAVDWAIAQGIAAPERIGIMGASYGGYAALVGAAFTPDRFAAAVDIVGIADLASFIRALPPVSRPYITSNWLAYVGDPDDPAQEKEMLARSPITHVDRMTTPLLIAHGANDARVMRTESDAIVASLRERDISVEYLLADDEGHGFGNPENEIRLQHAIEKHFAAHLG from the coding sequence GTGACCAGCACCCAGCAGCGCCCGCGACGGTTTGAGGCCGAGGAACTCTTCGCCGACCCCGACTTCTCCCGCCCCATCATCTCCCCGGACGGCACCCGGATCGCGTACCTCGCCCCCGCTCACGGTCGACGCAACATCTGGGTGCGCGGGATCGACGAGGAGCACGAGGATGCCCGCTGCGTCACCCATGACGCCCGGCGCGGCATCTCCACCTACTTCTTCTCCGACGACCCCCGCTGGCTGCTGTACCTCCAGGACACCGACGGCAACGAAGACTGGCACCTGTTCCGCGTGGACCTCGATGCCCCGGACTCCCCGGCGACCGACCTCACCCCGATGGCCCCGGGGTCGCGGGTGTTCGCCGCGGAGCCGCTGGGTTCCCGTCCGGGGACCGTTATCGCCACGATGAACCGCCGGCCCGCCTCTTTGGACAGCTTCCTGATCGACGTGGCCTCGGGCGGGATCACCCTCCACCACGAGCAGCCCGGGCCCGGCGTGAACCTGCTGTTGGACCGCGACGGCGAACCGGCGTTCCTCTCACGCGTCACGGAGGATGGCGACACGGAGTTCTCGGCGATCGACCCGGTTACCGGAGAGCAGCGGATGCTGACTCGGCTCGCAGGCCCCGACCATCCGATGGGTGTGGAGGTGCAGCAGGCGACCCCCGACGGCACCGGCCTGGTCCTCGGCAGCTACCTCGAGGGCGACGACCTGCAACTGGTGCGCGTCGACCGGGAGAGCGGGAAGGTGAGCGTGCTGGCCGCAGTGGAGGGCCGGAGCCTCGACATCATGGGCACGGTGGCTCCGAGTGTGCTGCCGCCCACGCTGTTCACCCACGGCCAGACCGGTTCGATCCTCGCCGCCCGCTTCAACGGACCGCGGCCGCACATCGAGGTGGTCGACCCGCGCTTCGCCGAAGTGCACGCGGCGCTGTCCGTGTTGTCGGACGGAGTGCTGGGGTCGCTGTCCTCGGACGCCGCCGGACAGCGCTGGATCGCTACCTTCGTGCACGACCGGGCCCCGGATGCCTGGTTCTACGACCACGCCACGGGGAACAGCCGGCGCCTTTTCCGGCCCTCCCCGCACCTGGACCCCGCGGACCTCGCTCCCATGGAGCCGGTCGAGCTCGCCGCCCGCGACGGCCTGCCGCTGCACGGGTTCCTCACCCTCCCGGTCGGCCTCCCGCCCCGGGACCTGCCGCTCGTGCTGGTGGTGCACGGCGGACCCTGGGTACACGACACCTGGGGGTACAGCCCGCAGGCACAGTTCCTGGCCAACCGCGGCTATGCGGTACTGCAGGTGAACTACCGCGGCTCCTCCGGATACGGACGGTGCCACACCGTCAAGGGGCTCGGGGAGTTCGCCGGCGCAATGCACGACGACCTGATCGACGCTGTGGACTGGGCCATCGCCCAGGGCATCGCCGCTCCGGAGCGGATCGGGATCATGGGCGCCTCCTACGGCGGCTACGCCGCGCTCGTGGGCGCCGCGTTCACGCCCGATCGCTTCGCCGCGGCCGTGGACATCGTCGGCATCGCGGATCTGGCGAGCTTCATCAGGGCCCTTCCTCCCGTGAGCCGCCCCTACATCACCAGCAACTGGCTCGCCTACGTCGGCGACCCCGACGACCCGGCGCAAGAGAAGGAAATGCTCGCGCGCTCTCCGATCACCCACGTCGACCGGATGACCACACCCCTGCTGATCGCCCACGGCGCCAACGATGCTCGCGTCATGCGCACGGAGTCCGACGCCATCGTCGCCTCCCTGCGGGAGCGCGACATCTCGGTCGAGTACCTGCTGGCCGACGACGAAGGACACGGCTTCGGCAACCCGGAGAACGAGATCCGCCTCCAGCACGCGATCGAGAAGCACTTCGCGGCCCACCTGGGGTGA
- a CDS encoding MerR family transcriptional regulator, translating into MRQLAGLAGTTVKTIRHYHAIDLLEEPERAINGYKQYGTSHLVRVLQIKRLRGLGMSLAEIAGLEESDEDFTDAVRALDAQFAASIERQQAIRAELADLLAHRTGPDVPAGFESVAESLTPADRRMIMVSTQLFDDESMRDVRDIAAHHQEADAAFNDLSADADAGTVRAVATRLAPVLRTIHERYPGTRNPPIAAGGRKRDVVQALNQALTDFYNPAQIEALWQAFRLVQEDPPDESEH; encoded by the coding sequence ATGCGCCAGCTCGCGGGCCTCGCGGGCACCACTGTGAAGACCATCCGGCATTATCACGCGATCGACCTGCTCGAGGAGCCCGAACGGGCGATCAACGGCTACAAGCAGTACGGCACGTCCCATCTGGTGCGGGTGCTGCAGATCAAGCGGCTTCGGGGCCTGGGGATGTCCCTTGCCGAGATCGCGGGATTGGAAGAGTCGGACGAGGACTTCACGGATGCGGTGCGCGCGCTCGACGCTCAGTTCGCCGCCTCCATCGAACGCCAGCAGGCCATCCGCGCCGAGCTCGCAGATCTGCTAGCGCATCGCACCGGCCCCGATGTCCCCGCGGGCTTCGAGTCCGTCGCGGAGAGCCTCACCCCGGCGGACCGGCGGATGATCATGGTCAGCACTCAACTCTTCGACGACGAGAGCATGCGGGATGTGCGAGACATCGCCGCGCACCACCAGGAGGCCGACGCCGCATTCAACGACCTGTCGGCCGATGCCGACGCCGGCACTGTCCGAGCTGTCGCTACGCGCCTCGCACCCGTTCTCCGTACCATTCACGAGCGGTACCCCGGCACTCGGAATCCGCCCATTGCCGCTGGTGGCCGGAAGCGCGACGTGGTGCAGGCCCTGAATCAGGCGCTGACCGATTTCTACAATCCGGCGCAGATCGAGGCGCTGTGGCAGGCGTTCCGGCTCGTGCAGGAGGATCCGCCCGACGAATCGGAGCACTGA
- a CDS encoding NAD(P)H-dependent oxidoreductase, with the protein MNSFHEPTPGRAHWVYTHPRHDSLNRHLIRAGSAALSEQYEVTVSDLYADGFDPALSERDLGGLSGVPGNLAELTGEAYERGEVEPEVRREQERLAAAELLVLQFPLWWYGPPAMLKGWVDRVLQTGFAQGELDDSTGLPRRYGDGRLMGRKALIIVTAGDDQRTLGPRGVSGDLESLLFPLTHGALWYVGIEVLDLHVVYDADGIDGAGRQQHAERLIKRIAGLSGERSRPFRRLLDGDYDRETRALHEDVHPGRTDLAIHYRD; encoded by the coding sequence ATGAACTCCTTTCATGAGCCGACGCCAGGCCGTGCCCACTGGGTCTACACCCACCCTCGACACGATTCGCTGAACCGGCACCTGATCCGCGCTGGGAGCGCCGCACTGTCCGAACAGTATGAGGTGACCGTCTCCGACCTCTACGCTGACGGGTTCGACCCGGCGCTCAGCGAGCGCGACCTGGGCGGCCTGTCCGGAGTCCCCGGAAACCTCGCTGAGCTCACGGGCGAGGCCTATGAACGGGGAGAGGTAGAGCCCGAGGTGAGGCGGGAACAGGAGAGACTCGCCGCCGCCGAGCTGCTGGTGCTGCAGTTCCCGCTCTGGTGGTACGGACCTCCGGCGATGCTGAAGGGGTGGGTCGACCGGGTGCTGCAGACAGGGTTCGCCCAGGGTGAGCTCGATGACTCCACAGGTCTGCCGCGCCGGTACGGGGACGGGCGTTTGATGGGACGGAAGGCGCTCATCATCGTCACCGCCGGCGATGACCAGCGCACATTGGGGCCGCGCGGCGTCAGCGGCGATCTGGAGTCGCTGCTGTTCCCGCTCACCCATGGCGCCCTGTGGTACGTGGGGATCGAAGTGCTGGACCTTCACGTGGTCTACGACGCGGACGGCATTGACGGTGCGGGACGCCAGCAGCACGCCGAGCGCCTCATCAAGCGGATCGCCGGCCTGTCCGGCGAGCGCAGCCGCCCATTCCGCCGGCTGCTGGACGGAGACTATGACCGGGAGACCCGGGCCCTCCACGAGGATGTCCACCCCGGACGCACCGACCTCGCCATCCACTACAGAGACTGA
- a CDS encoding TetR/AcrR family transcriptional regulator has protein sequence MTTRPPLDTRERILAAAAAILAEDGITARLTVRAVAARAGVSIGSMRYHFPTQQELRDQVMERVGDWLAPTEWMRDASLSGRERLLRSLRQVLARTGMGQQARDAMVAAVNAFVAVEQTDQVREAHLSIERDGQRRIEGWLNTLSEEGLLSPDDVPRHARFLGTVLNGLSLQRAFPAIDALTEAEEQTLQVAVSAVLRIESNEA, from the coding sequence ATGACGACAAGACCACCGCTCGATACACGCGAGCGGATTCTCGCGGCTGCTGCTGCGATCCTCGCCGAGGACGGCATCACCGCACGGCTGACCGTGCGGGCGGTGGCTGCTCGTGCCGGTGTGAGCATCGGGTCCATGCGCTACCACTTCCCGACGCAGCAGGAGTTGCGAGATCAGGTGATGGAACGAGTCGGTGACTGGCTTGCCCCGACGGAGTGGATGCGCGACGCCTCTCTCTCCGGGCGCGAACGTCTCCTCCGGAGTCTCCGTCAGGTGCTCGCTCGTACAGGCATGGGACAGCAGGCGCGAGACGCCATGGTGGCCGCCGTCAACGCATTCGTCGCCGTCGAACAGACTGATCAGGTAAGAGAGGCGCACCTCTCCATCGAACGCGACGGTCAACGACGCATCGAAGGATGGCTCAACACGCTTTCGGAGGAAGGACTCCTCTCTCCGGACGATGTCCCTCGACACGCTCGATTCCTTGGGACAGTTCTGAACGGTCTCTCACTACAGCGAGCCTTCCCTGCGATCGATGCGCTCACGGAGGCGGAAGAGCAAACCCTTCAGGTGGCGGTATCCGCGGTCCTTCGGATTGAGAGCAACGAAGCGTGA
- a CDS encoding CPBP family intramembrane glutamic endopeptidase, which yields MTSSNTGINDRRFGAHLSMSRWKSLIVIIVPPIAMIILQVALYQVATLIEGPSDRSEILSPLRLLAVNISMIVTGLLTVPIVAGFAKVSWRDVLSYPRGFDFRRLTVYLGWALGFTVLGNAALGVFAIDHTPWVGFGITGTTVALIVIMLLTTPLTAAAEELMFRGAAMPAVASWVRPERVALGLGIVVSSVLFAASHIASDLWLFSYHVFLGLATAMMAIRSRGLEAPIAWHIANNTFTAILNTLLAGGGEFSVARSEGAGGPHLLIPVVFVLATVVVVWMREGRAQKSGVTIDSGSPPRGASSSPPPCSQ from the coding sequence ATGACTTCAAGCAACACCGGCATCAACGACCGCCGATTTGGCGCCCACCTCTCGATGAGCCGGTGGAAATCACTCATCGTGATCATTGTGCCGCCGATCGCGATGATCATCCTGCAGGTCGCCTTGTACCAGGTCGCGACACTCATCGAGGGGCCAAGCGACCGGTCGGAAATACTCAGTCCGCTGCGTCTTCTCGCGGTGAACATCAGCATGATCGTCACTGGTTTGCTGACAGTGCCTATCGTCGCCGGCTTTGCGAAGGTCTCGTGGCGTGACGTGTTGAGCTATCCCCGAGGATTCGACTTCCGCCGGCTCACCGTCTATCTGGGCTGGGCCCTCGGTTTCACCGTGCTCGGCAACGCCGCACTGGGGGTCTTCGCCATTGACCACACACCATGGGTTGGCTTCGGCATCACCGGCACTACCGTGGCGCTCATCGTGATCATGCTGCTGACCACGCCCTTGACCGCGGCGGCGGAGGAACTGATGTTTCGTGGCGCCGCCATGCCGGCCGTTGCGTCGTGGGTTAGGCCCGAGCGGGTTGCACTCGGCCTGGGCATCGTGGTCTCCAGCGTTCTCTTCGCTGCCTCGCATATCGCTTCGGACCTGTGGCTGTTCAGCTACCACGTCTTCTTGGGTCTTGCCACGGCCATGATGGCCATCCGAAGCCGAGGACTGGAAGCGCCGATCGCCTGGCACATCGCCAACAACACCTTTACCGCGATCTTGAACACCCTTCTCGCGGGCGGCGGCGAATTCTCCGTCGCACGGAGCGAAGGCGCTGGCGGCCCGCATCTTCTCATTCCCGTGGTATTCGTCCTGGCGACCGTGGTCGTCGTCTGGATGCGCGAAGGAAGGGCGCAGAAGTCGGGAGTGACGATCGACAGTGGGTCTCCCCCGCGTGGGGCATCATCGTCTCCACCGCCGTGTTCGCAGTGA
- a CDS encoding anti-sigma factor, whose amino-acid sequence MTRIPNSHSGLDPLSKQDYQLWLAEPDGSVRSAGLLQVAPDGEVRPLLAADIGNTEGIAVTVEPEGGSAQPTSDPMMQMPLTG is encoded by the coding sequence ATCACCCGCATACCCAACAGTCACTCAGGGCTGGACCCGCTGAGTAAGCAGGACTACCAGCTCTGGCTCGCCGAACCGGACGGCTCGGTGCGCTCGGCAGGGCTACTCCAGGTCGCCCCCGACGGCGAGGTCCGCCCGCTGCTGGCCGCCGACATCGGCAATACCGAAGGCATCGCGGTCACGGTCGAACCCGAGGGCGGCTCCGCCCAGCCCACCAGCGACCCGATGATGCAGATGCCCTTGACCGGCTGA
- a CDS encoding AraC family transcriptional regulator encodes MDTLTDVLNHIRSSGALLGRTLANPPWSATFAERASLSLVTMLRGHAWIVDGTEPHRLKPQDIAVIVGPAPFDVTSAPEASPAPMYIQTANGVCLDAAGNAADSIALGTRTCGTQLDADDAMLTGSFTVTGRVADRLLSALPRVLVVPRAVQRTAALQLLEDEILRDEPGQQAILDRLLDLVLVGALRDWFAIPEAKAPGWYQASSDPIVGAALAAIHDAPHQPWTIELLARQAHVSRATLARRFTDLLGEPPMSYLTSWRLCVAADLLARDDTTVESVAREVGYSSSYALSTAFHREYGLRPSQYRRASAG; translated from the coding sequence GTGGACACCTTGACTGATGTGCTCAACCACATCCGATCATCTGGAGCGCTGCTGGGCCGGACTTTGGCAAACCCGCCCTGGTCCGCCACGTTCGCGGAACGAGCTTCCCTGTCCCTGGTCACGATGCTCCGCGGCCACGCATGGATCGTGGACGGCACCGAACCCCACCGGCTGAAGCCCCAAGACATAGCGGTCATCGTCGGCCCGGCCCCCTTCGACGTGACCAGCGCCCCTGAGGCGAGCCCCGCGCCCATGTACATCCAGACCGCGAACGGCGTCTGCCTTGACGCCGCGGGCAATGCCGCAGACAGCATCGCGTTGGGCACTCGTACGTGCGGAACGCAGCTGGATGCCGATGACGCCATGCTGACCGGATCCTTCACCGTCACGGGACGCGTGGCCGACCGCCTGTTGAGTGCCCTGCCGCGCGTGCTGGTGGTGCCGCGCGCGGTCCAGAGAACCGCGGCACTGCAACTGCTGGAGGACGAGATCCTTCGCGACGAGCCTGGCCAGCAGGCCATTCTGGATCGGCTGCTGGATCTGGTGCTGGTCGGCGCATTGCGCGACTGGTTCGCAATCCCCGAAGCGAAGGCCCCCGGCTGGTATCAGGCAAGCTCAGATCCGATAGTGGGGGCCGCGCTCGCGGCCATCCATGATGCTCCTCACCAGCCATGGACCATTGAACTGCTGGCTCGTCAGGCTCATGTCTCGCGCGCCACGCTGGCACGGCGATTCACCGACCTGCTGGGAGAGCCCCCGATGTCCTATCTGACCAGCTGGCGGCTGTGCGTGGCCGCCGATCTCCTCGCGCGCGATGACACCACGGTCGAGTCCGTCGCGCGCGAGG
- a CDS encoding penicillin acylase family protein has translation MRPASRIPPAAVSAGRRSPPAPRCRRPCVRPLLRLRAILGPGTCLPVGRGPGLLGGGSSAWAVHAEKSESGDALLLINPHIPWSGPYRLFEARTVSPGRTCHGVTPLGFPWQSFAYGPRTGWTHTVNPVPQLWVYELDISKDRYRHDGTTLPLEHREHVIEVRGGPSVTVDERRSVHGPVTTAPDGADVAIRVAGVLHEPVTTALECWWQMSLAEDVHELLAAQDRWPLPMFNVIAADAQGTVAAAFCGATPERPGGRFEDSQRRLPGEDPAQLWHRLNPPESLPRVVNPECGWVQNVNETPWWFCDPPLAPEDYPDGIAPPPDRIRDIRSPLSRTWMKAQQVFSPRTLLDLKWQTRAHLADQVLEDLLSACARELGLQEAARVLRHWDRCADPESRGYLLFHLWAHDHFPISAVVMDDARLIPSVEAGGLPRGLVDPAGAVATLRRAAARLDELGWDGKVQYGEAARIGGAVPASGGPTFFGLFKCLELLPGEDTWEAIGGDTWISLVRFAGTGPEASGMLLPGNTTEPGAPPQRPQAPYFAAEELHPHAPLPQEPSRSGRPTSAPRPETRP, from the coding sequence ATGCGGCCTGCATCGAGGATCCCGCCCGCGGCGGTGAGCGCCGGGAGGCGCTCCCCGCCGGCCCCGCGATGCCGTCGCCCATGTGTTCGCCCTCTTCTTCGGCTTCGCGCGATTCTGGGACCAGGAACTTGCCTTCCCGTCGGCCGGGGGCCCGGACTGCTGGGTGGAGGGTCCAGTGCCTGGGCCGTCCATGCTGAGAAGTCCGAGTCGGGTGATGCCCTGCTGCTGATCAACCCCCACATCCCGTGGAGCGGACCGTACCGTCTGTTCGAAGCGCGCACAGTCTCACCGGGGCGCACGTGCCACGGCGTCACCCCGCTCGGTTTCCCCTGGCAATCCTTCGCCTACGGCCCCCGTACCGGGTGGACCCACACGGTCAACCCCGTACCCCAGTTGTGGGTGTACGAGCTCGACATCTCGAAGGATCGCTACCGGCACGACGGGACGACCTTGCCGCTCGAGCATCGCGAGCACGTGATTGAGGTGCGCGGCGGGCCATCCGTGACCGTCGACGAGCGGCGCAGCGTCCACGGACCGGTGACGACGGCTCCGGACGGCGCCGATGTCGCGATCCGCGTCGCCGGTGTGCTCCACGAACCGGTGACCACGGCCCTGGAGTGCTGGTGGCAGATGTCCCTGGCCGAGGACGTGCACGAGCTGCTTGCGGCTCAGGACAGATGGCCGCTTCCGATGTTCAACGTCATCGCCGCCGATGCGCAGGGCACGGTCGCGGCCGCATTCTGCGGAGCCACCCCCGAGCGTCCCGGCGGGCGCTTCGAGGACTCGCAGCGCCGCTTGCCCGGCGAGGACCCCGCCCAGCTCTGGCACCGGCTCAACCCACCCGAGTCTCTGCCGCGGGTCGTGAACCCTGAATGCGGGTGGGTGCAGAACGTCAACGAGACCCCCTGGTGGTTCTGCGATCCCCCGCTGGCCCCCGAGGACTATCCCGATGGCATCGCACCCCCGCCCGACCGGATCCGAGACATCCGTTCACCGCTCTCCCGCACCTGGATGAAGGCCCAGCAGGTCTTCTCTCCAAGAACCCTGCTCGACCTGAAGTGGCAGACGCGCGCGCACCTCGCCGATCAGGTCCTCGAGGACCTCCTGTCCGCCTGCGCCCGCGAGCTCGGTCTCCAGGAAGCCGCCCGGGTGCTGCGGCACTGGGACCGCTGCGCGGATCCCGAGAGTCGCGGGTATCTCCTGTTCCACCTGTGGGCACATGACCACTTCCCTATCAGCGCAGTGGTCATGGACGACGCTCGGCTGATTCCTTCTGTCGAGGCCGGCGGCCTTCCCCGCGGACTCGTCGACCCGGCCGGAGCCGTCGCCACTCTCCGCCGTGCGGCCGCTCGCCTCGATGAGCTGGGGTGGGACGGGAAGGTGCAATACGGAGAGGCTGCTCGGATCGGCGGCGCCGTGCCCGCGAGCGGAGGACCCACCTTTTTCGGCCTCTTCAAGTGTCTCGAACTGCTCCCCGGCGAGGACACCTGGGAAGCGATCGGCGGCGATACCTGGATCTCCCTGGTCCGCTTCGCCGGGACCGGCCCCGAGGCGTCCGGCATGCTGCTGCCGGGGAATACGACGGAACCCGGCGCTCCGCCCCAGCGTCCGCAGGCACCCTACTTCGCCGCCGAAGAACTCCACCCCCACGCTCCGTTGCCCCAGGAGCCGTCCCGATCCGGGCGCCCGACGTCCGCCCCGCGCCCGGAAACAAGACCATGA
- a CDS encoding PspC domain-containing protein — MSENFGKKTLRRSREQRILTGVCGGLGEYFGIDANLVRLAFVALTLLAFGGVLLYVVAWLVMPEEGAEASVLEHTIRNLQGKKSDL, encoded by the coding sequence ATGAGCGAGAACTTCGGAAAGAAGACACTACGGCGTAGTCGAGAACAACGGATCCTCACCGGTGTATGCGGAGGGCTCGGCGAGTACTTCGGCATCGATGCCAACCTGGTCCGCCTGGCCTTCGTGGCGCTAACGCTGCTCGCCTTCGGCGGCGTCCTGCTGTACGTCGTCGCGTGGCTGGTGATGCCGGAGGAAGGCGCGGAGGCGTCGGTGCTGGAGCACACCATCCGCAATCTCCAGGGCAAGAAATCCGACCTCTAG
- a CDS encoding ISAs1 family transposase, whose translation MERAATAWVCARTPEGPDSRTIAVDGKSMRGSTHRGEPMVHLVSALDTAHKTVLAQQRVAAKSNEIPAFTDVLAGIDPALLAGAVVSADAMHCQRASARFLHGAGAYYVFYAAGNQPGLFAAIDALDWENTPVAHRSRDTGHGRREVRTIQVLPAPTGLAFPHAEQVFLLERYTLDRDGAVLSASAVLGVTSLPGRLAGPERIMGCCRGQWQIENPLHWVRDVVFNEDAHRLRKGSAPQVMACLRNLAISALRLSGGGGIASATRWNHRRSWRPLQTLGILD comes from the coding sequence CTGGAGCGGGCCGCCACCGCCTGGGTCTGCGCCCGCACCCCCGAGGGCCCGGATTCCAGGACGATCGCCGTGGACGGCAAGTCCATGCGCGGCTCCACTCACCGCGGCGAACCGATGGTCCACCTGGTGTCGGCCCTGGACACTGCGCACAAGACCGTGCTCGCCCAGCAGCGGGTGGCGGCCAAGTCCAACGAGATCCCGGCCTTCACCGACGTCCTCGCCGGTATCGATCCCGCCCTACTCGCCGGGGCCGTGGTCAGCGCCGATGCGATGCACTGCCAGCGCGCCTCGGCGCGGTTCCTGCACGGGGCCGGGGCCTACTACGTGTTTTACGCCGCGGGCAACCAGCCCGGCCTGTTCGCCGCCATTGACGCCCTGGACTGGGAGAACACCCCGGTGGCCCATCGCAGCCGCGACACCGGCCACGGGCGGCGCGAGGTGCGCACCATCCAAGTGCTGCCCGCCCCGACCGGCCTGGCCTTTCCCCACGCTGAGCAGGTGTTCTTACTGGAGCGCTACACGCTCGACCGTGACGGCGCGGTCCTGTCGGCTTCGGCCGTGCTCGGTGTGACCAGTCTGCCTGGGCGCCTGGCCGGCCCGGAGCGGATCATGGGCTGCTGCCGGGGCCAGTGGCAGATCGAGAACCCGCTGCATTGGGTGCGCGATGTGGTGTTCAACGAAGACGCCCACCGGCTACGCAAGGGCAGCGCGCCGCAGGTCATGGCATGTTTGCGCAACCTCGCGATCAGTGCGCTGCGGCTGAGTGGAGGCGGCGGGATCGCCTCAGCGACCCGCTGGAACCACCGCCGATCCTGGCGGCCGCTGCAAACCCTCGGAATTCTGGACTGA
- a CDS encoding IS5 family transposase → MCKTEPGGDARPCYPSNLPAAWAVIEPLVPARDQRKGGAPRKYGDRMVLDAVLFVLRSGCQWRMIPRDLLPWDAAYRWYRTWANDGTWDRIHDRLRDQVRTAAGREAAPSAAVLDAQSIKSSEGGPDRGFDASNKTTGRKRHLIVDTLGLVLVAAVTSASVQDRPGGRRVLARLAAAFPSIGLVWADAGYANQVDNQLLAWAYEKLRLVVEIVRRSDDAKGFQVLPRRWVVERTFGWLVRNRRLARDYERLPGNSETMIKIAMIRLMATRLAGQSARWSNRPPDQAV, encoded by the coding sequence GTGTGCAAAACCGAACCCGGCGGGGACGCCCGTCCATGCTATCCCTCCAACCTCCCCGCCGCCTGGGCGGTCATCGAACCCCTCGTGCCCGCCCGCGACCAGCGAAAAGGCGGCGCACCCCGCAAATACGGCGACCGGATGGTGCTCGACGCGGTCCTGTTCGTACTGCGCTCGGGCTGCCAGTGGCGCATGATCCCCCGCGACCTGCTGCCCTGGGACGCCGCCTACCGCTGGTACCGAACCTGGGCCAACGACGGCACCTGGGACCGCATCCACGACCGGCTGCGCGACCAGGTCCGCACGGCCGCCGGGCGCGAGGCCGCCCCCTCGGCCGCGGTGCTGGACGCTCAGTCGATCAAGTCCAGCGAGGGCGGCCCCGACCGCGGCTTCGACGCGAGCAATAAGACCACCGGCCGCAAGCGCCACCTGATCGTGGACACGCTCGGGCTCGTCCTGGTGGCCGCGGTGACCTCCGCCTCGGTCCAGGACCGGCCCGGCGGGCGCCGTGTGCTGGCGCGGCTGGCCGCGGCCTTCCCGTCCATCGGCCTGGTCTGGGCCGATGCCGGCTACGCCAACCAGGTCGACAATCAGCTGCTGGCCTGGGCTTATGAGAAGTTGCGGCTCGTGGTCGAGATCGTGCGGCGCAGCGACGACGCCAAAGGGTTCCAGGTGCTGCCGCGGCGGTGGGTCGTGGAGCGCACCTTCGGCTGGCTGGTGCGCAACCGGCGCCTGGCCCGCGATTACGAGCGCCTGCCCGGCAACTCCGAGACCATGATCAAGATCGCGATGATCCGGTTGATGGCCACGCGGCTGGCCGGTCAGAGCGCCCGCTGGAGCAACCGCCCGCCTGACCAAGCCGTGTAA